One window of Flavobacteriales bacterium genomic DNA carries:
- the nosZ gene encoding Sec-dependent nitrous-oxide reductase, translating into MRRTSLITSIPLVLAAAIALPLAQGCKPANTKSAVTGDAASKVFVPPGQYDEFYNFVSGGFSGQMSVYGLPSGRLFRVIPVFSVDPQTGWGYSEETKPMLMTTHGFIPWDDSHHVESSMSDGVQNGKFMFINGNNTPRIAMVDLRTFRTSSIIEIPNSAGNHSSPFSTPNSEYIVAGTRFSIPMGTDEQRDVPIETYKENFKSTVSFIKPDTSNGSMEIAFQIKTPAIDFDLSHSGKGPSDGWFFFSCYNTEKAHELLEVNASQNDKDFIMAVNWKKAEQYVKEGKGKKVPGKYYNNHYDESTHMGTSKIGTEVLQLDPKELTDLIYFMPCPKSPHGCDVDPTGEFIVGSGKLAATLPVFSFAKMQKAIADKDYEGEYDGVPVLKYESVLQGEVKKPGLGPLHTEFDDKGFAYSSMFVSSEIVKWNVKTLEVVDRVPTYYSIGHLCVPGGDSKKPWGKYVIAYNKITKDRYLPTGPELAQSAQLYSIDGPKMELLLDYPSIGEPHYAQAIPADLVRPNSLKFFKIEENKHPYVTKGEKEARVVRDGNKVHVYMTCIRSHFAPDNIEGVKMGDEVYFHVTNLEQDWDVPHGFAVKGAQTAELLIMPGETQTLKWTPTSVGVQPFYCTDFCSALHQEMQGYIRISPAGSTVPLSANTKSVDAGL; encoded by the coding sequence ATGAGAAGGACCTCGTTGATCACCTCGATACCCTTGGTATTGGCCGCCGCGATCGCCCTGCCACTGGCCCAAGGCTGTAAACCGGCGAACACCAAGAGCGCCGTGACCGGCGATGCCGCATCGAAAGTTTTCGTACCACCGGGACAGTACGATGAATTCTACAACTTCGTCAGCGGGGGCTTCAGCGGGCAGATGTCCGTTTACGGCCTTCCCTCGGGCCGGTTGTTCCGTGTGATCCCCGTTTTCTCGGTCGATCCCCAGACGGGCTGGGGTTACAGCGAGGAGACCAAGCCCATGCTGATGACCACGCACGGTTTCATCCCATGGGACGACAGCCACCACGTAGAGTCGTCCATGAGCGACGGCGTGCAGAACGGTAAGTTCATGTTCATCAACGGCAACAACACGCCGCGTATCGCGATGGTCGACCTGAGGACCTTCAGGACCTCCAGCATCATCGAGATCCCCAACAGCGCAGGCAACCACAGCTCGCCGTTCAGCACACCGAACAGCGAATACATCGTGGCCGGAACCCGCTTCAGTATTCCCATGGGAACCGATGAGCAGCGCGACGTTCCCATCGAAACGTACAAGGAGAACTTCAAGAGCACGGTCTCTTTCATCAAGCCTGACACTTCCAACGGCAGCATGGAGATCGCCTTCCAGATCAAGACCCCCGCGATCGACTTCGACCTGAGCCACTCCGGTAAGGGCCCCAGCGACGGCTGGTTCTTCTTCAGCTGCTACAACACCGAGAAGGCCCACGAGCTTTTGGAGGTGAACGCCAGCCAGAACGACAAGGACTTCATCATGGCCGTGAACTGGAAGAAAGCCGAGCAATACGTGAAGGAGGGCAAAGGCAAGAAGGTGCCCGGCAAGTATTACAACAACCACTACGACGAGAGCACCCACATGGGGACCTCGAAGATCGGCACCGAAGTGCTGCAACTGGACCCGAAAGAGCTCACGGACCTGATCTACTTCATGCCCTGCCCCAAGAGCCCGCACGGTTGCGATGTGGACCCCACCGGCGAATTCATCGTGGGCAGTGGCAAGCTCGCCGCAACGCTCCCGGTATTCTCCTTCGCGAAGATGCAGAAAGCCATCGCCGACAAGGACTACGAGGGTGAGTACGACGGCGTGCCCGTGCTGAAGTATGAAAGCGTGCTGCAGGGCGAAGTGAAGAAGCCCGGTCTGGGCCCCTTGCACACGGAGTTCGACGACAAGGGCTTCGCCTACAGCTCCATGTTCGTGAGCAGCGAGATCGTAAAGTGGAACGTGAAGACCTTGGAAGTGGTGGACCGCGTGCCCACGTACTACTCCATCGGCCACCTTTGCGTCCCGGGCGGCGACAGCAAAAAGCCTTGGGGCAAATACGTGATCGCCTACAACAAGATCACCAAGGACCGCTACCTGCCCACCGGCCCCGAACTCGCGCAATCCGCCCAGTTATACAGCATCGACGGACCCAAGATGGAACTGCTGTTGGACTACCCCTCCATCGGTGAGCCGCACTACGCACAGGCCATCCCGGCCGACCTGGTGAGGCCCAACTCCCTGAAGTTCTTCAAGATCGAGGAGAACAAGCACCCGTACGTGACCAAGGGTGAAAAGGAAGCCCGCGTGGTGCGCGACGGCAACAAGGTGCACGTGTACATGACCTGCATCCGATCGCACTTCGCACCGGACAACATCGAAGGGGTGAAGATGGGAGACGAGGTGTACTTCCACGTCACCAACCTGGAGCAGGACTGGGACGTACCGCACGGCTTCGCGGTGAAGGGCGCACAGACGGCCGAGTTGTTGATCATGCCGGGTGAGACGCAGACCTTGAAGTGGACACCCACGAGCGTTGGCGTGCAACCCTTCTACTGCACGGACTTCTGCAGTGCGCTCCACCAGGAGATGCAAGGTTACATCCGGATCTCCCCAGCAGGAAGCACCGTACCGTTGAGCGCCAACACCAAGAGCGTGGACGCGGGCCTTTGA